In a single window of the Frondihabitans peucedani genome:
- a CDS encoding NAD(P)H-hydrate dehydratase, whose translation MSTEPITPDLLRDWPLPEPGDGKYGRGQVVVVGGAPRTPGAAMLAALAALRVGAGRLTIGLGASVAPQVAVAIPECGVVPLGETTDGHIRGESLLAASDDLASADAALVGPGLDDADEAAALVSDLANHLGEKTVVCLDAYALGVLERDDVDVSALAGRLLLTPNSAEAERLLGRPLQDPEADVVEIAERFGAVVSSGGLVAAPDGRLWSSGTGTSGLGTSGSGDVLAGALVGLCARGADPAQAAVWATHAHGTAGDRLAVQVGPLGYLARELLEELPRVLVEIGA comes from the coding sequence ATGTCGACTGAACCGATCACCCCGGACCTCCTGCGCGACTGGCCCCTGCCGGAGCCGGGAGACGGCAAGTACGGCCGAGGTCAGGTCGTCGTGGTCGGCGGAGCACCCCGGACGCCGGGCGCCGCCATGCTCGCGGCGCTCGCGGCCCTGCGGGTCGGGGCCGGACGCCTCACCATCGGCCTCGGGGCCTCGGTGGCACCGCAGGTCGCCGTGGCCATCCCCGAGTGCGGGGTCGTGCCCCTCGGCGAGACGACCGACGGCCACATCCGCGGCGAGAGCCTCCTCGCCGCGAGCGACGACCTCGCCTCCGCCGACGCCGCCCTGGTCGGACCCGGCCTCGACGACGCCGACGAGGCCGCCGCCCTCGTCAGCGACCTGGCGAACCACCTCGGCGAGAAGACCGTCGTCTGCCTCGACGCCTACGCCCTCGGCGTGCTCGAGCGCGACGACGTCGACGTGAGCGCGCTCGCCGGCAGACTCCTGCTCACCCCGAACAGCGCCGAGGCCGAGCGGCTGCTGGGTCGTCCGCTGCAGGATCCCGAGGCGGACGTCGTCGAGATCGCCGAGCGGTTCGGGGCGGTCGTCTCGAGCGGAGGCCTCGTCGCGGCGCCCGACGGAAGGCTGTGGTCCTCCGGTACCGGGACGAGCGGACTCGGGACCTCCGGGAGCGGGGACGTGCTCGCCGGCGCCCTCGTCGGACTCTGCGCCCGGGGAGCGGATCCTGCGCAGGCGGCCGTCTGGGCGACGCACGCCCACGGCACCGCGGGCGACCGGCTCGCCGTGCAGGTCGGCCCGCTCGGC